The sequence ACCCTTGAGATCTTGGTGCAGCCGGCTAGCACGAAGATGCATAGAATACAGCCTACGCCTATATGTTTCAGCATGATGATTGTCCTTGAATCCACGTATGGGGTCTGAACAAGTGAGAGGTAACCACACCATCAGGCTCGCCGCCTGTACCCTGCGGCTCCTTCTCAGCCGCGTATCTACGCGACAGTATTTGATTACGAAATCGATACCCGCTTCACAAGTAGCACCTCAGGGAGCTTGCGGGGGATCATAGCCATGCCGATAGGAATGTCTCTGAAACACGTTAGTCCCAAGAGAAAAGATCCAATGAGGCATTCGATCGCTTTCAACTTTTACGAAACGGCGATCCATCACGCTTCGCCGCCATCGTCCGCACATTTCACGTATCTTCTTATAGTGTCGGCTACCCGCTTATGCAACACCCTATAATATCCTAGCAGATCACTCAGCTCATCCAGAGAGCCTGTTCGGAACGATCACATAAGCCAAGCCCGTTGTGTAGTTTCTGAAGTACTCTGCGGCTTAGCCGGTTGCCACGTTACGGTAGACCCTATCAACTGCGTTGACTATCTTGATCTGCTATGTACGTCGCCACCATTTGACCGCTTCCATGATGACAAAGGGCAATATACCCGTTGCCCCCATCAATACCCAATCCTCGACCGGCAGTGGGACAACCTTGAAGATCGGCGCAGCGGCCGGAACGGTCAACAGGGCCACCTGGATACCGAGCGAGAGCATGAAGGCAAGGAGCAGGGGTCGATTCGTTCCGAAGCCCACTTGAAATAGCGACCATCGGTCGCTTCGGCAGTTGAACGCATGCACCAACTGGTTGATCACCAACACCGTAAACGCGACGGTTCTCGCTTGTTCGACATCTTGATGAAGACCGTACAGACTATACGAGAAGGCCCCCAAGGCAATGGCGCTCAACATCAGCCCCTCGAAGCCGATTGCAGCCAAGCTCCCTCTGTCCAACAACCGTGCCTCCGGACTTCTCGGTCGGCGCTTCATCAAGTCCGGGGCCTTTGGATCGACCGCCAAGGCCAAGGCAGGAAAGCCATCCGTCACCAGGTTCATCCAAAGAATCTGAATCGGGAGCAGCGGAAGCGGTAACCCCAACAGCGTAGCGAAGAGCATCACCAGTACCTCGCTCACGTTGCACGACAGTAAGAAATGTACCGCTTTCCGGATATTGTCGAAAATCCCCCGGCCCTCTTCCACAGCCGCCGCAATCGAGGCAAAATTATCATCCGTCACCACCATGTCGGCGGCTTCTTTTGTGACGTCGGTTCCTGTGATCCCCATCGCGACACCGATGTCGGCTGCCTTCACTGCCGGAGCATCGTTCACGCCGTCTCCCGTCATGGCCACCACCGCGCCGGTAGACTTCCACGCCTTGACGATACGCAGCTTGTGTTCCGCCGTAACCCTCGCATAGACCGCCACCTGCTCTATAGCCCGGACCAATTCGTCATCGGACAAGCGATCCAGTTCCGACCCGGACAACGACTGTATCGGCTCCTTCACCCCTCTCAATTCTTCTGCGATCGCCGTAGCCGTATCCTTGTGATCTCCCGTAATCATGACCGTCCTAATGCCGGCAGCATGGCAGGCTTGCACGGCGATTTTCGCCTCCGGTCTCAACGGATCTTTCATGGCCGCAAGGCCCAAAAAGACCAGTTGTTGCTCGAGTTCCGACGAATGATAGGACTCAGGTTTGCGTGCCAGCCGACGCTGCCCAAGGCCCAGCACACGCAACGCGTGATGCGCGAATTGCGCATTAGCGTCAAGGACCGAGGCACGGGTTGAATCCGACAGAGGTTCGATCGTCTCGTTCGGTCCCAGGCGATGGGTGCATCGGCCAAGGAGGACATCCGGTGCACCTTTCACATAGGCAACCGGCCCGTCCGACGACTGCCGCACAATCGTCATCATCTTCCGCTCAGGATCGAACGGAACCTCTCCAAGAAACTGGTGGGTCGGTTCAAGTTCTTCCATACGAAGGCCGGCCTTCGCGGCCGCAACCAGGAGGGCCCCCTCCGTCGGATCACCGATCACCTGCCAAGTGCCTTCTCTCTCCTTCACTGTAGCGCCATTACAGAGCACGGCGGCTGTCAGGAGCTTACACACCTCCGCCGTGAGGGGTGAGGCGTGAGGGATAAAGGCTACGGAGTTATCAGAGGTCACCCCTTCTCCGTGAACCATTGACCATAGATTCGTACGGTCGTCCGAAGGCGCTTCACGCTTCACGTCTAACGCTTCACGAATTTCACCCACCGGCTCGTACCCTTCACCGGTCACATCAAATACCTTTTCTCCCACGAAAAGCTTGGTCACCGTCATTTCGTTCTTCGTGAGTGTGCCGGTTTTATCGGAGCAAATAACGGTAGCCGACCCGAGCGTTTCGACCGCCGGCAACTTGCGAATGAGAGCATTGCGCCGCACCATTCGCGTGACACCCAGGGCGAGGGTGATCGTCACCACAGCCGGGAGTCCCTCCGGAACGGCGGCTACCGCAAGACTGACGGAGGTGAGAAACATGGTCATCGCCGGTTCTCCGCGCAGGTAGCCCAAGACAAAGACGACACTGACGACACCCAACGCCAGCCATAATAAGGTGTAGCCGAATTGCTCGAGCCGCTGCTGAAGTGGCGTTTCGGCGCGCTCCGCTTCAGCGGCCTTTTGAATCATGGCGGCGATGTGTCCCAGTTCTGTTTCGAGCCCCGTGGCCGTCACTAGCGCACGGGCTTTACCCGACACAGCAACCGTGCCCATAAAGACCATATTGGATCGCTCAGCCAGCGGCACGTCTGATCGATCGATGGCCTGAGCCCCCTTCTCTACCGGCGTGGATTCACCCGTGAGCGAGGCTTCCTGGGTGTGGAAGTTTGTCGTATACACCAGCCTGGCATCTGCCGGAATTCGATCTCCGGCCTCAAGGAGCACGACATCGCCGGAGACGACCTCACGCGCCGGAATCACTCGCAGCGTGCCATCACGGACCACCCGGGCTGTCGCAACCGACATTTTTCGTAGCGCTGCCAACGACCGCTCGGCCCGGAACTCCTGAACAAACCCAAGAACTCCATTGACCAACACAATCGTCAAGATAGCCGCCGCATCAAGCCAATCTTCTAAGAGACCGGAGATGACCGCTGCCCCAATCAGCACCCACACAATGACACTGGTGAACTGAGACAGGAATAATGAGAGAAGGGAAGGGGGGGGGCTTTCAGGCAGTTCGTTGGCACCTTGCCTATCCAGCCGTTGCCGGGCTTCCTCGGCAGCCAGACCATGCTCCGGATCGGCTTTCACCTGTCGAGCCAAGTCTTCTGTTGAAAACCGCCACATCCCGATGTTCTGTCGCTCTTCTCTTGCAGTTGTGGTGATTGGTGCATTCACTGGAACAACAGCCAAAGCCCGAGACAGTAGCCTAGGATAATGGCCAAGCTGTCCGGTTCGATCAGGAGATATCGTTTCTCAACACGATAGATGATCCCCATCAATGCCACGCTCATCATGAGGATGCCCCACAATGCGGTCAACGCATGGGCGTCCGACACGGCATTGAAGAGCGGCTCGCTCTGATAGGCCACGTCTACGAAAAAGAAAGCGGCCATGTTAAAGGCGTTGCTGCCGAACAGGTTGCCGACGGCGAGGTCGAACGCGCCCAACCGAACCGCAGCTATCGCGGTCACGAGTTCGGGAAGCGAAGTCGTAATGGCCACGAGCGACGTGCCGATAAACGTGGCGGATACACCGGACTGCTCGGCAATTTGATTCGCCGAACTCGCGAGAAACGGCGCTGCGATCAGGAGAGCGACTGCCCCGAGTCCGAACCCGACGGCAGCCCGTTTTAACCCTTCGCGCTTGGTCGGTCCCCTCTCCTCCTCACTTACTTGGCCTTCGACGACTTTTTCTTGCTCACGCTGACGGCGCTTAACGGACTCCTGCCTAAAAATGACGCGCATACCGAGGATATAGAACAGCAGCAACACCATACTGCCCAATCCGATGCCGCCATGTTTGACATCTTGCCCCAGGAGGATGAAAAAGGCCGCCAGCCCTGTCAAGAACATCGCCAACCCCGCGCTCAGGGCATGTTCGAAGGCCGCCTGCTGCCACACCCGCTTCTGCCGATGCATCAAATCGATGAGTCCGAGCGTCAGCATATTCGTCATGCAGGCACCGAACAAATCACCGGCCGCGAGGTCCGGCGCATCGAGAAGACTTGCGCTGACGGTCGTGAATACTTCTGGTAGCGACGTGGCTCCCGCCATCAGCACAACCCCGATCCAGAGCCCCCCCAGGCCGGTCAGATCCGCGATCTGGTCCCCATAGCGGGACAGTTTCGTGCCAGCGTAGACAATGACTGCCGCGCTCGCCAAGAAGACCGCCCAGGCGGTGAACATCGAGCCTACCATCCTCTTTTTCGCCTCTCATCAGGCTGTTCCGACCCGGTTTCATCCCGCTGGATCATCGTGAACGGTGTTTCTCAAGGTCCAGCACGGCCATCGTCGTTCTGATGACCGCGTCGGGGCTCAAGGACATGCTCTCGATCCCCTGCTCGACGAGCACGGTACGTCTTCAATACCCAGCTTTTCAAACCATTTCACCAGCTCAATACTCTGTGTGACTCTGCCCATGGGTGCTCCTTCCTTGGATCCTTTAATCGATCATGTAGACAGCCCACTCCCTTATGCAATGGCTGTTAAGACATCATGGAATATCAGCCGACCAGTTGCTTGACCAATCGCAGCTCATCGCGAACCAATCGAGGCAGAAGGAAGTTCTTGCGCACATGTTCGCGGCCAGCCCGTCCAAACGAGCCCCGTTCACCGGGATGGCGCAACAGATGGACGATGCGTTCGGCACAGGATTCGATGCTCTGGACTAGGTTTGCCTCGAACCCTTCCGGGTACTGCATCGGAATCCCTCCGGCCTGTCCCGCAACGACGGCCTTTTCTTTCCAAAAGGCCTCCGACACGACGAGTCCAAACCCCTCGCGCAACGATTTCTGTATGACGACATCGCAGCCTCTCTGAAACACATTGACTTCCATACTGCCGACGCCTGCCAGGTTTGTAAAAACGAACATGCTCGTATCACCTGACGCTTCCTCCTCCACACGGTCGAGCAGTTCCCACCCCTCCGGATCGTCTCCGGCCATCGCGCCGATCAAGGCCAGCTGCACGTCGGGAACCTCCTTCTTTACCAATCGGTACGCCTCGATAACGCCCAGCGGATCTTTCCAGGGATCGAATCGCGACACCTGCACAATCAGGGGCTTGCCCGGATCGACGCCGGAATCTGCGATGGCGCGACGGCACAGATCCTGGGAAAGATCCATGTTCTTCGTCGCCAACGGGTCGATGGCCGGCGCGATAAAGGCGGCGCGTTGGGCTCTGAGACCCGGCAAGAGGAACTCGGACATCGTGAAGACCACGGCATCATATTCCTCGAGATACGGCAGCAGGAATCTGCTGACCTGTTTGTCCGGCGAGGAACTATCAATGTGGCACCGCCAGATCCACTTCGCATGGCGGGAGCCGGTGAAGTGCCGTAACGCCGCCGGTTGGGGATCGTGCACGATGTAGACGTCGTAGTCGTTGCCCAACGCCTCCGCACTGCGTTCGTTCACCTCTAAATACAGCTTCTGTTCTTCCTCGCCCAAGGCATAATGTCCACCCTGCAACGCGTTGTGAAAAGCCTTTGTGACGGTAAAGAATTCCGGTTGGCCATGGATCAAGCGCCAGTCGGCTGAAACGCCCAATGCCTGCAGCATCGGCAGGTACCGGGAAAGAAGTTCAGCGACGCCTCCGCCGAAGGCCGTCGAGTTGAGGTGGCAAATCCGCACATCTTTCAGCTCATGCGCAAGCTGCAGCAGCTCCTCACTCAATTCATCGCTGATCAGCATGCGGTAGCGCTGAACATTGGCCAGCATGGCCCCACACCGGCGACTCACTGAAATCTTCGGAAGCATCGTTGCACCTTTCGTCAAGCGGATGTACTAGCCGCCGAGGCCTCTTCTTGTTCTCTGATTACGGCTGCCGACTGTTCAGGCAGCATGGTCGAAATGTAAATGCCGGATCCCAGCTCGAATCCGGCGATAGTCGCCAGCCGCGGAAGAATCTGGATGTGCCAGAGATAGTAGTCCTTGTTCTCGTCTTCGATCGGTGCGCTGTGGATGATGTAGTTGAAATCCGGATCGCCCAGCCGGTCGTACAAGGCCCGCAGCGTTCGACGCAACACCGGCGCCAATTCACGGAGATCCTCCTCGCTCACCTGTCCGAACGACGGTTGATGCCGCTTGGGCATGATCCAGGTCTCGAACGCCACCCGGGAGGCGAAGGGATGGAAGACCAAAAACCGATCTGTTTCCATGACAACCCGGTTCTTCACCCGCCGTTCTTCCTCTGCGATATCGCAATACAAGCACCGACCGGTGTCGTCGTAGTGAGCGACGGCGACCTCGTATTTCCGGCGCAACAACATCGGCGGGACCGGCGTTGCAACCAGTTGCGAATGCGGATGCGCGAGCGACGTCCCGGCCGCTTCGCCATGGTTCTTGAAAATGATGATGTATTTGAGACGCAGGTCTTCTTTCAACGCCCGAAATCGCGCCTGATAGGCGAGCAGAATATCGGCCACTTCATGGTCCGTCATCAGTGGCATAGTTCTGTCGTGAGCGGGCGTCTCAATGATCACCTCGTACATCCCTACTCCGTCCATTTCACGGAACAAAGGTCCCGTTTCTCGTCGTTCCAGCTGACCCGTTGCTCCAAGCGCCGGATATTTGTTCGAGGTCACGCGCACGGCCCAGCCGGTTCCACTCCCACCCGGTAGTCTGAAGACCTCATCAGGCGTAGCCGCTTCATGACCGGGACAAAATGGACAGGGACCGCTCTCAGTTGGTTGTGGGCGAGCACGGGCATGCTGGTTATATTCGTGCGGGCGTCTTTCCCGTTCCGCCGCAATGATGACCCATTCCTTTGTCGTCGGATCTTGCCGAATGATGGACATATTCAAGTTACCTGTCCGATTGGAGCTTCCGGCCCAGAAGGTCGGTCTGCTTCGACACGTACCGTCCGGGATCTTTCTCAAACGCCTCCTGGCAGACTGGAGCGCAAAAATAATACGTTTTACCTTCATAGGTGCTTTGCGCCGCCGCCGTTTGCTCATCCACATCCATCTGACAGACAGGATCTTTTTGCATGGTGGTCTCCTTTTCTCAGCCGCATGATTATCGTCGACGCGGCACACCAAAATTGCTCAGCCTCAACACATCGATTTCTTCAGTACTCTCCTCTTACCGGAGAGCGTTGCGTCGCCGCAGATCTCCCACTCCGTCACGAGCGGACACCGAAACACACACTCGCGTGCACGACCATGCCGTTTGAATGAAAATAACGCTTTCATGACTGAGCCCTCATGAGGCTGGGCGGCGTCCCTTGCATGTCAGCGCCTCGAAGCCGGATGTGACATCGAACAGTTCCTCATCGATACCGCTCTGGCGCAAACGATGGAATGTCCCGTTGAGATGCTCCAGCAATTCGTCGATATTTTTGTCGGCGCGCTGCATCGCCGCCAGGCGGCTCGCACTCTCGCTTGCGAGGGATTCGGCACAGGCCCGAAAGAGGGAGACGAAAAGATATTCGCGGATGAGCACTCGCAAGGTCGCGGTGCCACGACCGATGACCTCGGGCAAGTTTCCCGTCGGCCAAGGAAGTTCCGCCGACTGGCGTCGCCAGGCTTCGTCCAGCGGTAGAAGTCGCTGACTAACCGGGGCATACACCGCCCCGGCCGTGGGGCGGTTGTAGAAGAGATGAAGTTCGGTGAGAGCACCCTGGCTGTGGTGAGTCTCGCTCTCGACGAGAATCTGCCCGACGAGCGGAGTGATGGCTTTGATGGAGTTCGGCACAGCGAAGAGTCCAACCGGCGGCAGCCCCGCATCAGACAGGCGCCCGTGCACACGTTCGCCGACCGCCCAGATCTGCGGTTTGCCGGAAAGAGCGGTCAGGGTTTCTAATGCAAAATCGCCCACCACATCATTGAACTGTCCCACCAGCCCCTGATCGGAACCGAATACAACCGCACCGACGGAGGCTTCGCTACGTTCTGCCAACAACCCCTCCGGACCGCTTTCCCGGAAACACACACTCAACCCCAGCTCCACAGTCCGATAGTAGTCGGCCAATGCGCGCACTGATTGCTCGTATTGGCCGATACTCGATCCGGCCAGGGCTTTCATTGTGCGGACCACGGACTGGAGATCGCCGGCACTGTTGATCTTGCGGCGCAGGCTCGCCGTCGTCTCGCTCATGACTTCTCCTCGGCCGATGCCTTTGGCTTCGGTGTAGTCGCCGGCTCGGGCTTCGGCCTGGCGTGCACATCAGAGGTGGGTTTGTCTTTGGGCTCAGGTTTTGATCCCGGCTTAGGCTGGAAACGGACGAGTGAACGGCGAGCGATCTCGATGATCGTGTCACGATCCTTGTCGCTCAATTTTTCAGCGGTATCGATTCGCGCGCTTACTTCCGCCGGAATGTTCGCCGCCGCCTCGTGTAAGGCGTGCTCGGCGTCCGTCATCTGGTCGATCGGCACCGGATCGAAGAGTTTCGCGGTCAACGCCAGTAGCACAGCGATTTGTGCAGCCACGGATACCGGGGAGAATTCCGGCTGTTTGAGACAGGCACGAATACGCCGCCCATGCTCGATGATCGTGCGGGTGTCTTCATCCAGCCTGGCGCCGAACCTGGCAAAAGTCTCGAGCTCCTCGAACTGCGCGTAGGCGAGCTTGAGATCGCCTGCCACGGCACGGTAGGCTGCGCGTTGCGCTTTACCGCCGACGCGCGAGACGGATTTACCGACATCGACCGCGGGCAGTACGCCTAATTCGAACAGCGACGGTGAGAGATAAATTTGCCCGTCCGTGATGGAAATGAGGTTGGTTGGAATGTAGGCGGAAATGTCCTGCGCTTCAGTTTCGATAATAGGCAGCGCGGTCAGTGATCCCCCACCGAGTTCCGGGCGCAAGTGCGTGGCCCGTTCGAGCAGCCGCGCGTGGAGGTAGAAGATGTCGCCGGGAAACGCCTCGCGGCCGGGCGGGCGACGCAGCAGCAAAGACAGCTCGCGATAGGCGCGCGCATGATGGGTGAGGTCGTCGTACACGATCAGCACATCTCGGCCTTGCGACATGAAATGCTCCGCAATGCTGGTTGCGGCGTACGGAGCGATGTAGGCGAGGCCGGGGGGATCGTTGCCTTCGGTTACGACGACAATGGTATAATCCATCGCGCCTTGCTCTCGCAGGGTGGAGATCACCTTGGCCACGCCGGACGCGCGCTGGCCAATGGCGCAATATACGCAGAGCACATTTTGGTCGCGTTGATTGAGAATCGTATCGAGCGCGATCGTGGTCTTGCCTGTCTGTCGGTCGCCGACGATTAGTTCGCGCTGGCCGCGCCCGATGGGGATGAGCGCATCGATGACCTTGATACCAGTTTGCAACGGTACGGTGACGGGGGCTCGGTCCATGATCGGCGGTGCAGTGCGCTCGATAGGTAGGCGCCCGCTGGTCACCACCGGGCCCTTGCCGTCCAGAGGCCGGCCCAATGGATTAATAATGCGTCCGATCAATGCGCTTCCCACCGGCACGTCCATCACGTGCTCCCTGCGTTCGACTTCATCGCCCGTATGTAACTGCCAGTAGTCGCCCAACAGAACCACGCCGATTTCGTCTTCATCGACGTTGAATGCAATGCCATACACATCTCCGGCAAACCTCAGCACCTCCTCAAAACCCACGCCGGGGAGGCCGGAGACCTTTGCGATGCCCGTGGCGATACTCGTAATCGTACCGATTTCTCGCGGCCTCAGTTGGGGCACGAATGCATCCCGCACCTGGCTGATTCCAGTCAGCGCGCGGTCGAACACGTTCTGAAGGCTCTCGGGTTCCATGTTTAGTGGCTCTGTGTTAGTGGCTGAGGTTCTTCGGATTGAGGTTCGGCCTTGGCCTGAGACGTATCCTTCTTTGTCAGCAATTCGCCGACGCCTTTTTCAAGCGACAAGAGATAATCTGCGATGCTCCATGCCAGTTTGTGGCCATTCGTGGTGAGTTCGATTCCGCTGATCAAATCAGGCGCGGTCTCAAACCGGACGGAGATTTCAGCCGAGAAGGCCTCATTGAGTGCCTGTTGTATTGCCGCGCGTTCCTCCGCAGGTAGGTCAAAGGCGCTGCGCACGCGTGCGGGATTCGCTGATGTTGTGAGGGCCGCCGCGAGGCCTGACTTCGACTCCCCGTCCATCCCTTGCAAGCGGCGAATGAACACCTCTCCTATGCGCTCTTCCAGACTGGT is a genomic window of Candidatus Nitrospira kreftii containing:
- a CDS encoding Calcium-transporting ATPase, which encodes MNAPITTTAREERQNIGMWRFSTEDLARQVKADPEHGLAAEEARQRLDRQGANELPESPPPSLLSLFLSQFTSVIVWVLIGAAVISGLLEDWLDAAAILTIVLVNGVLGFVQEFRAERSLAALRKMSVATARVVRDGTLRVIPAREVVSGDVVLLEAGDRIPADARLVYTTNFHTQEASLTGESTPVEKGAQAIDRSDVPLAERSNMVFMGTVAVSGKARALVTATGLETELGHIAAMIQKAAEAERAETPLQQRLEQFGYTLLWLALGVVSVVFVLGYLRGEPAMTMFLTSVSLAVAAVPEGLPAVVTITLALGVTRMVRRNALIRKLPAVETLGSATVICSDKTGTLTKNEMTVTKLFVGEKVFDVTGEGYEPVGEIREALDVKREAPSDDRTNLWSMVHGEGVTSDNSVAFIPHASPLTAEVCKLLTAAVLCNGATVKEREGTWQVIGDPTEGALLVAAAKAGLRMEELEPTHQFLGEVPFDPERKMMTIVRQSSDGPVAYVKGAPDVLLGRCTHRLGPNETIEPLSDSTRASVLDANAQFAHHALRVLGLGQRRLARKPESYHSSELEQQLVFLGLAAMKDPLRPEAKIAVQACHAAGIRTVMITGDHKDTATAIAEELRGVKEPIQSLSGSELDRLSDDELVRAIEQVAVYARVTAEHKLRIVKAWKSTGAVVAMTGDGVNDAPAVKAADIGVAMGITGTDVTKEAADMVVTDDNFASIAAAVEEGRGIFDNIRKAVHFLLSCNVSEVLVMLFATLLGLPLPLLPIQILWMNLVTDGFPALALAVDPKAPDLMKRRPRSPEARLLDRGSLAAIGFEGLMLSAIALGAFSYSLYGLHQDVEQARTVAFTVLVINQLVHAFNCRSDRWSLFQVGFGTNRPLLLAFMLSLGIQVALLTVPAAAPIFKVVPLPVEDWVLMGATGILPFVIMEAVKWWRRT
- a CDS encoding hypothetical protein (conserved membrane protein of unknown function) gives rise to the protein MFTAWAVFLASAAVIVYAGTKLSRYGDQIADLTGLGGLWIGVVLMAGATSLPEVFTTVSASLLDAPDLAAGDLFGACMTNMLTLGLIDLMHRQKRVWQQAAFEHALSAGLAMFLTGLAAFFILLGQDVKHGGIGLGSMVLLLFYILGMRVIFRQESVKRRQREQEKVVEGQVSEEERGPTKREGLKRAAVGFGLGAVALLIAAPFLASSANQIAEQSGVSATFIGTSLVAITTSLPELVTAIAAVRLGAFDLAVGNLFGSNAFNMAAFFFVDVAYQSEPLFNAVSDAHALTALWGILMMSVALMGIIYRVEKRYLLIEPDSLAIILGYCLGLWLLFQ
- a CDS encoding Trehalose synthase; this encodes MLPKISVSRRCGAMLANVQRYRMLISDELSEELLQLAHELKDVRICHLNSTAFGGGVAELLSRYLPMLQALGVSADWRLIHGQPEFFTVTKAFHNALQGGHYALGEEEQKLYLEVNERSAEALGNDYDVYIVHDPQPAALRHFTGSRHAKWIWRCHIDSSSPDKQVSRFLLPYLEEYDAVVFTMSEFLLPGLRAQRAAFIAPAIDPLATKNMDLSQDLCRRAIADSGVDPGKPLIVQVSRFDPWKDPLGVIEAYRLVKKEVPDVQLALIGAMAGDDPEGWELLDRVEEEASGDTSMFVFTNLAGVGSMEVNVFQRGCDVVIQKSLREGFGLVVSEAFWKEKAVVAGQAGGIPMQYPEGFEANLVQSIESCAERIVHLLRHPGERGSFGRAGREHVRKNFLLPRLVRDELRLVKQLVG
- a CDS encoding Galactose-1-phosphate uridylyltransferase, producing MSIIRQDPTTKEWVIIAAERERRPHEYNQHARARPQPTESGPCPFCPGHEAATPDEVFRLPGGSGTGWAVRVTSNKYPALGATGQLERRETGPLFREMDGVGMYEVIIETPAHDRTMPLMTDHEVADILLAYQARFRALKEDLRLKYIIIFKNHGEAAGTSLAHPHSQLVATPVPPMLLRRKYEVAVAHYDDTGRCLYCDIAEEERRVKNRVVMETDRFLVFHPFASRVAFETWIMPKRHQPSFGQVSEEDLRELAPVLRRTLRALYDRLGDPDFNYIIHSAPIEDENKDYYLWHIQILPRLATIAGFELGSGIYISTMLPEQSAAVIREQEEASAASTSA
- a CDS encoding alternate ATPase, F1 subunit gamma, with protein sequence MSETTASLRRKINSAGDLQSVVRTMKALAGSSIGQYEQSVRALADYYRTVELGLSVCFRESGPEGLLAERSEASVGAVVFGSDQGLVGQFNDVVGDFALETLTALSGKPQIWAVGERVHGRLSDAGLPPVGLFAVPNSIKAITPLVGQILVESETHHSQGALTELHLFYNRPTAGAVYAPVSQRLLPLDEAWRRQSAELPWPTGNLPEVIGRGTATLRVLIREYLFVSLFRACAESLASESASRLAAMQRADKNIDELLEHLNGTFHRLRQSGIDEELFDVTSGFEALTCKGRRPAS
- a CDS encoding alternate ATP synthase, F1 subunit alpha yields the protein MEPESLQNVFDRALTGISQVRDAFVPQLRPREIGTITSIATGIAKVSGLPGVGFEEVLRFAGDVYGIAFNVDEDEIGVVLLGDYWQLHTGDEVERREHVMDVPVGSALIGRIINPLGRPLDGKGPVVTSGRLPIERTAPPIMDRAPVTVPLQTGIKVIDALIPIGRGQRELIVGDRQTGKTTIALDTILNQRDQNVLCVYCAIGQRASGVAKVISTLREQGAMDYTIVVVTEGNDPPGLAYIAPYAATSIAEHFMSQGRDVLIVYDDLTHHARAYRELSLLLRRPPGREAFPGDIFYLHARLLERATHLRPELGGGSLTALPIIETEAQDISAYIPTNLISITDGQIYLSPSLFELGVLPAVDVGKSVSRVGGKAQRAAYRAVAGDLKLAYAQFEELETFARFGARLDEDTRTIIEHGRRIRACLKQPEFSPVSVAAQIAVLLALTAKLFDPVPIDQMTDAEHALHEAAANIPAEVSARIDTAEKLSDKDRDTIIEIARRSLVRFQPKPGSKPEPKDKPTSDVHARPKPEPATTPKPKASAEEKS